The Streptomyces sp. NBC_01689 genome includes a window with the following:
- a CDS encoding DMT family transporter, with amino-acid sequence MVVSVVFALLAAASNATATVLQRRAAQDVPLSEGFRARLFVDLLRRPAWLGGMAAVMAAACFQALALVNGALAVVQPIFVLELPFALLIGGLVLRRRVTRRGWTAVACIAAGLGVALGAAAPSPGTDQPSAGGWAMAVAGCVGVMAVAVRIALRWPAGRARAACFGSAAAIGYALTAALIKDATHAWQTGGVTGFFLAWQTYAFAAAGVCALFLLQNAVQSGPLVASQPALTLGDALVSLTLGVTLYAEQIRTGWWLVPEIAGAGLILYGAVLLARIPLAQTLVAVPPAHRRGRT; translated from the coding sequence ATGGTGGTCTCCGTCGTCTTCGCCCTGCTGGCCGCCGCCAGCAACGCGACCGCCACCGTCCTCCAGCGCCGTGCCGCACAGGACGTCCCCCTCTCCGAAGGCTTCCGCGCCCGGCTCTTCGTCGACCTGCTGCGCCGGCCGGCCTGGCTCGGCGGCATGGCCGCGGTCATGGCGGCGGCCTGCTTCCAGGCACTGGCACTGGTCAACGGCGCCCTCGCCGTCGTACAGCCGATCTTCGTCCTGGAGCTTCCCTTCGCCCTGCTGATCGGCGGCCTGGTGCTGCGCCGGCGGGTGACCCGGCGCGGCTGGACGGCGGTGGCGTGCATCGCCGCCGGGCTGGGCGTCGCCCTGGGCGCGGCGGCCCCCTCGCCCGGCACCGACCAGCCCTCCGCGGGCGGCTGGGCGATGGCCGTCGCCGGCTGCGTCGGCGTCATGGCGGTCGCCGTCCGGATCGCGCTGCGCTGGCCCGCCGGACGGGCCCGCGCGGCCTGCTTCGGCAGCGCCGCGGCCATCGGCTACGCGCTCACCGCGGCCCTGATCAAGGACGCCACCCACGCCTGGCAGACCGGCGGAGTCACCGGCTTCTTCCTCGCCTGGCAGACCTACGCCTTCGCCGCCGCCGGGGTCTGCGCGCTGTTCCTGCTGCAGAACGCCGTCCAGTCCGGCCCCCTGGTCGCCTCCCAGCCCGCCCTCACCCTCGGCGACGCGCTGGTCAGCCTCACCCTGGGCGTCACCCTGTACGCGGAGCAGATCCGCACCGGCTGGTGGCTGGTCCCCGAGATCGCCGGGGCCGGCCTGATCCTGTACGGGGCGGTCCTGCTGGCCCGCATCCCCCTCGCCCAGACCCTGGTCGCCGTACCTCCGGCCCACCGCCGCGGCCGGACCTGA
- a CDS encoding serine hydrolase domain-containing protein, whose translation MTHSCTRLRRGAVTATAVGALMTAAAGGAPAATAHAAGPAVTTAAAAKVPGSPSPSGPATGDVRTLTPAVTRQLDATVRKVMDDAGIPGVTVGLWTHGQGTYVRSFGVADRSDGRGMAPDLYMRIGSETKTFTVTALLKLVDEGKVGLDDPIGRYVDGVPGGNRITLRELAGMRSGLFNYTEDPDFFRTFLSHPQRSFTPRELLGYAFRHPPLAPPGGEFSYCNTNLILLGLVLEKATGVPAGDYIRENVLAPAGMDHTFFPSDAAFPAPHAQGYTDQTASGEIEETAGWNPSWAWTAGAMISNLDDLHIWARTVATGVLPDGTELISPALQKQRLTTPPTTIPGAGYGLGIFDVQGWIGHNGSLPGYESLTVYLPSAQATLVVLVNTDISHDGTEPSTLLGEVVTKIVSPGHVFDLPAQPAAR comes from the coding sequence ATGACCCACTCGTGCACCCGACTGCGCAGAGGAGCCGTCACCGCCACGGCGGTGGGAGCGCTCATGACCGCGGCCGCGGGCGGCGCCCCCGCCGCCACCGCGCACGCGGCCGGCCCCGCCGTCACGACCGCTGCCGCCGCGAAGGTCCCCGGGTCCCCGTCACCGTCCGGCCCGGCGACGGGCGACGTACGCACGCTCACCCCCGCCGTGACCCGTCAACTCGACGCGACCGTACGGAAGGTCATGGACGACGCCGGTATACCCGGGGTGACCGTGGGGCTGTGGACGCACGGTCAGGGCACCTACGTACGGTCGTTCGGTGTCGCCGACCGCAGCGACGGGCGCGGGATGGCGCCGGACCTGTACATGCGGATCGGCAGCGAGACCAAGACCTTCACCGTGACGGCACTGCTCAAACTGGTCGACGAGGGCAAGGTGGGGCTGGACGACCCGATCGGCAGATACGTCGACGGCGTGCCCGGCGGGAACAGGATCACCCTGCGGGAGCTCGCCGGGATGCGCAGCGGCCTGTTCAACTACACCGAGGACCCGGACTTCTTCAGGACCTTCCTGTCCCACCCCCAACGATCCTTCACCCCACGGGAGTTGCTCGGCTACGCCTTCAGGCACCCGCCGCTGGCGCCGCCCGGCGGGGAGTTCTCCTACTGCAACACCAACCTCATCCTGCTCGGACTGGTCCTGGAGAAGGCGACCGGCGTGCCCGCCGGGGACTACATCCGCGAGAACGTCCTCGCCCCGGCGGGCATGGACCACACGTTCTTCCCGTCCGACGCGGCCTTCCCCGCCCCGCACGCCCAGGGCTACACCGACCAGACCGCGAGCGGCGAGATCGAGGAGACCGCCGGCTGGAACCCCTCCTGGGCCTGGACGGCCGGCGCGATGATCTCGAACCTGGACGACCTGCACATCTGGGCCCGTACCGTCGCCACGGGCGTCCTGCCCGACGGTACGGAGCTGATCAGCCCCGCCCTCCAGAAGCAGCGGCTGACCACACCCCCCACCACGATCCCGGGCGCCGGCTACGGCCTGGGCATCTTCGACGTGCAGGGCTGGATCGGCCACAACGGCTCCCTGCCGGGCTACGAGTCGCTGACCGTCTACCTGCCCTCGGCCCAGGCCACCCTGGTCGTGCTCGTGAACACCGACATCAGCCACGACGGCACCGAGCCCAGCACCCTCCTCGGCGAAGTGGTCACGAAGATCGTCTCACCCGGACACGTCTTCGACCTCCCCGCGCAGCCCGCCGCCCGCTGA
- a CDS encoding DUF5990 family protein → MMAGMHIRIDAVDLPGRTCPAPADAAFPAYRNIHVAVQRRDRPAELLDPQPGDAPSATWTLPCTATASPAGTHVQGPYVQDRLGRRFVYLSWGTVDEPGVFTMFRRAKLMLDAVPPEVLAAAAREGLLVGRLGLSDAHGHPLCARVEPPHITWTAGPAQPAEEERHMRAPGATTG, encoded by the coding sequence ATGATGGCCGGCATGCACATCCGTATCGACGCCGTCGACCTGCCGGGCCGCACCTGCCCGGCACCCGCAGACGCCGCGTTCCCCGCGTACCGCAACATCCATGTCGCCGTGCAACGCCGTGACCGGCCCGCCGAACTCCTCGACCCGCAGCCCGGTGACGCCCCGTCCGCGACCTGGACCCTGCCGTGCACGGCGACCGCCTCGCCGGCCGGCACCCATGTCCAAGGCCCCTACGTCCAGGACCGCCTGGGCCGCCGGTTCGTCTACCTGTCGTGGGGCACCGTCGACGAGCCGGGCGTCTTCACGATGTTCCGCCGCGCCAAGCTGATGCTCGACGCCGTACCCCCGGAGGTGCTCGCGGCCGCCGCGCGCGAAGGCCTCCTCGTCGGACGCCTCGGCCTCAGCGACGCGCACGGCCACCCCTTGTGCGCACGTGTCGAACCTCCGCACATCACCTGGACCGCCGGCCCCGCCCAACCCGCGGAAGAAGAGCGGCACATGAGGGCCCCGGGCGCCACGACCGGGTGA
- a CDS encoding maleylpyruvate isomerase family mycothiol-dependent enzyme, protein MESVAGQDVRGALPEGLEAAVRETAREIAALLSRDADMERAVPGSRWSVGEAAAHLAQANELMAQLAAGQPRAYGDGTPQSLAAANERALAAFGERRAQPLAEMIETQAEAYLKAWDTGAAARGTLLTPLGPMTADVLGSYLLTHMLGHGYDLARALGRPHMIDRARVGLTVPFLLTAMPRVTDPARAAGLSARYTIRLRGGGRFGVTVADGAVRVDPRPPARPDCTILTEPVTFLLMALGRRGQWNALGRGGITVWGRRPWLAPRFPGLFKAP, encoded by the coding sequence GTGGAATCGGTGGCCGGGCAGGACGTACGGGGCGCTCTGCCCGAGGGGCTGGAGGCGGCCGTCCGTGAAACCGCCCGGGAGATCGCCGCGCTGCTGAGCCGGGACGCGGACATGGAGCGCGCGGTACCCGGGTCGCGGTGGAGCGTCGGGGAGGCGGCCGCGCATCTGGCACAGGCCAACGAACTGATGGCCCAGCTCGCGGCGGGACAGCCGCGCGCTTACGGGGACGGGACACCGCAGAGCCTGGCCGCGGCCAACGAGCGGGCACTCGCCGCGTTCGGCGAGCGCCGGGCACAGCCGCTGGCCGAGATGATCGAGACACAGGCCGAGGCGTACCTGAAGGCGTGGGACACGGGTGCCGCCGCGCGGGGAACGCTCCTCACTCCGCTGGGCCCGATGACCGCCGACGTGCTGGGCTCCTATCTGCTGACCCACATGCTGGGCCACGGGTACGACCTGGCCCGCGCGCTGGGCCGGCCGCACATGATCGACCGTGCCCGGGTCGGACTGACCGTGCCGTTCCTGCTCACGGCCATGCCGCGGGTGACCGACCCGGCCCGGGCCGCCGGGCTGAGCGCGCGCTACACGATCCGGCTGCGGGGCGGCGGCCGGTTCGGGGTGACGGTGGCCGACGGTGCCGTGCGGGTCGACCCGCGGCCGCCGGCCCGGCCGGACTGCACCATCCTGACCGAACCGGTCACCTTCCTGCTGATGGCGCTCGGCCGGCGGGGCCAGTGGAACGCCCTGGGGCGGGGCGGCATCACCGTCTGGGGCCGCAGGCCCTGGCTCGCGCCCCGCTTCCCCGGCCTGTTCAAGGCGCCCTGA
- a CDS encoding glycoside hydrolase family 15 protein, which produces MAEATTDTGAAKGPRRGPGAPGPRGTPTPRYLPIAEHGLIGDLRSAALVGTNGTIDWYCCARFDAPSVFASILDADRGGCFELAADVPTRTKQFYFPDTNVLITRFFAEDGVGEIQDFMPVVDDSREADRHRLIRRVVCVRGTLPFRARVAPRFEYGSVPHTVHAYDGQAVFESASLHLALTSTVPFEVAGPDVWSLFKLHEGEAAVFTIDRIGGDVGPRFCAVAEAEREFNATVRYWRHWLSQSRYRGRWREMVHRSALTLKLLTYAPTGAIIAAPTTSLPEQIGGERNWDYRYVWVRDAAFCVYALLRLGFIDEAESFMGFLTENVGLESVRASQAEGPLQIMYGIDGRLDLSERELPHLEGYRGSAPVRVGNAAVGQLQLDIYGALLDSFYLYDKWGKPISSGHWDSICELVDWVCDHWDQPDEGVWETRGGRKPFLYSRLMCWVAIERAMRLAQHRGLPSDMVRWGRARDAIYRRIMSHGWSAERHAFVQYENSSILDASLLMMPLAKFISPTDPKWLATLDALGEDLVSDSLVYRYDPQASPDGLQGEEGTFSICSFWYVEALTRAGRLDEARLAFEKMLTYANHLGLYAEEIGHTGEQQGNFPQAFTHLALISAAFNLDRRLG; this is translated from the coding sequence GTGGCTGAAGCGACGACCGACACCGGAGCGGCGAAGGGGCCGCGCCGCGGTCCCGGTGCCCCCGGCCCCCGCGGCACCCCCACCCCCCGCTATCTGCCGATCGCCGAACACGGCCTGATCGGCGACCTGCGCAGCGCGGCCCTGGTCGGCACTAACGGCACCATCGACTGGTACTGCTGCGCACGCTTCGACGCGCCCAGCGTCTTCGCCTCGATCCTCGACGCGGACCGCGGCGGGTGCTTCGAACTGGCCGCGGACGTCCCCACCCGCACGAAGCAGTTCTACTTCCCCGACACCAATGTGCTCATCACCCGCTTCTTCGCGGAGGACGGGGTCGGTGAGATCCAGGACTTCATGCCGGTCGTCGACGACTCGCGCGAGGCCGACCGGCACCGGCTGATCCGCCGGGTGGTGTGCGTACGCGGAACACTGCCCTTCCGCGCGCGCGTCGCCCCCCGCTTCGAGTACGGCAGCGTGCCGCACACCGTGCACGCCTACGACGGCCAGGCGGTCTTCGAGTCGGCCTCCCTCCACCTCGCGCTGACCTCCACGGTGCCCTTCGAGGTCGCGGGCCCCGACGTGTGGTCCCTGTTCAAACTTCACGAGGGCGAGGCCGCCGTCTTCACCATCGACCGGATCGGCGGCGACGTGGGCCCCCGGTTCTGCGCCGTGGCCGAGGCGGAGCGCGAGTTCAACGCGACCGTGCGCTACTGGCGGCACTGGTTGTCCCAGTCGCGCTACCGCGGCCGCTGGCGGGAGATGGTGCACCGCTCCGCCCTGACCCTGAAACTGCTCACCTACGCCCCGACCGGCGCCATCATCGCCGCGCCGACCACCAGCCTGCCCGAGCAGATCGGCGGCGAACGCAACTGGGACTACCGCTACGTGTGGGTCCGCGACGCCGCGTTCTGCGTCTACGCGCTGCTCAGGCTCGGGTTCATCGACGAGGCCGAGTCCTTCATGGGCTTCCTCACCGAGAACGTCGGCCTCGAATCGGTGCGGGCCTCCCAGGCCGAGGGCCCCCTGCAGATCATGTACGGCATCGACGGCCGCCTCGACCTGTCCGAACGTGAACTGCCCCACCTGGAGGGCTACCGCGGATCGGCCCCCGTACGCGTCGGCAACGCCGCCGTCGGCCAGTTGCAACTGGACATCTACGGGGCACTGCTCGACTCGTTCTACCTCTACGACAAGTGGGGCAAGCCCATCTCCAGCGGGCACTGGGACAGCATCTGCGAACTCGTGGACTGGGTGTGCGACCACTGGGACCAGCCCGACGAGGGGGTGTGGGAGACCCGCGGCGGACGCAAACCGTTCCTGTACTCGCGGCTGATGTGCTGGGTGGCGATCGAACGGGCGATGCGGCTGGCCCAGCACCGCGGCCTGCCCAGCGACATGGTGCGCTGGGGCAGGGCGCGGGACGCGATCTACCGGCGGATCATGAGCCACGGCTGGTCCGCCGAACGTCACGCCTTCGTCCAGTACGAGAACAGCTCCATCCTCGACGCGTCGCTGCTGATGATGCCGCTGGCGAAGTTCATCTCCCCGACCGACCCGAAGTGGCTCGCCACCTTGGACGCGCTGGGCGAGGACCTGGTGTCCGACTCGCTGGTCTACCGCTACGACCCCCAGGCCAGCCCCGACGGCCTCCAGGGCGAGGAGGGCACGTTCTCGATCTGCTCGTTCTGGTACGTCGAGGCGCTCACCCGCGCGGGCCGGCTGGACGAGGCCCGGCTCGCGTTCGAGAAGATGCTCACCTACGCCAACCACCTCGGCCTGTACGCGGAGGAGATCGGCCACACGGGCGAACAGCAGGGGAACTTCCCCCAGGCGTTCACCCACCTCGCCCTGATCAGCGCGGCCTTCAACCTCGACCGCAGACTCGGCTAG
- a CDS encoding TetR/AcrR family transcriptional regulator — translation MSPTPEQRRAARHQLGTGSSAPAARRGPSGGRKKPITVDAIISTAFAIVEAEGYDALTMRRVATALETGPSSLYAHVVNKEDLDELLIGRLCAEIELPEPDPALWRQQLTDVCTQLRDQYLRFPGISRAAIAAAPSHLETLRVAEGMLALLLAGGIAPQVAAWALDSLSLYVNAYSLEVSLVNSRLGRGDDEWVVSRDELLRRFAALPDDTFPRTKRYAAELTAGSVHDRFDFTIGLMIDGLPGAR, via the coding sequence ATGTCACCGACCCCGGAACAGCGGCGCGCGGCGCGGCACCAGCTCGGCACCGGTTCGAGCGCACCCGCGGCCCGGCGCGGACCGTCCGGCGGGCGCAAGAAGCCGATCACGGTCGACGCCATCATCAGCACCGCGTTCGCCATCGTGGAGGCGGAGGGGTACGACGCCCTGACGATGCGGCGGGTGGCCACCGCGCTGGAGACGGGACCGTCCTCGCTCTACGCCCACGTGGTCAACAAGGAGGACCTGGACGAGCTGCTCATCGGCCGGCTGTGCGCCGAGATCGAGCTGCCCGAGCCGGACCCCGCGCTGTGGCGGCAGCAGCTCACCGATGTCTGCACCCAGCTGCGCGACCAGTACCTGCGCTTCCCGGGCATCTCCCGGGCGGCCATCGCGGCGGCCCCCTCCCATCTGGAGACGCTGCGGGTCGCCGAGGGCATGCTCGCCCTCCTGCTCGCCGGGGGCATCGCCCCGCAGGTCGCGGCCTGGGCGCTCGACTCGCTGTCGCTGTACGTCAACGCCTACAGCCTGGAGGTCTCCCTGGTGAACAGCCGGCTGGGGCGCGGCGACGACGAGTGGGTCGTCAGCCGCGACGAACTGCTGCGCCGGTTCGCCGCCCTGCCGGACGACACCTTCCCGCGGACCAAGCGCTACGCCGCCGAGCTCACCGCCGGGAGCGTGCACGACCGCTTCGACTTCACCATCGGCCTGATGATCGACGGGCTGCCGGGCGCACGCTGA
- a CDS encoding DHA2 family efflux MFS transporter permease subunit produces the protein MSIDQRSSQAPPTSTPPSRTAWLVLTVVVMADVMDLIDSSIASLAGPSIHADLGGGQVTVQWVVSAYTAAFALGLVTSGRLGDLLGRRRLFLLGMAGFTLTSLACGLAPDPLFLIVARTLQGLCGSVMIPQGLALVKVVFPPQHLRRALTPVGPLMGLTMVGGPVLAGWLLHLDLFGSQWRSIFLINVPLGVVAGALARRVLPHHGGEDPTARLDLTGVGLLTAASALLIVPLIQGRDLGWPVWTYVMTAASVVLLALFVLSQRRSRHPVIAPSLFRRRSFVVGLVIVAGFYASLSAFVLVINLLLQQGLHWTPLHTGLTLIPWALGTAVAVLLAGAVLTEKLGRATLHLGLAVAVVGLLALCWSLDRFGTGITVWKLAPALLCTGFGSGLVFVPLVDFIIGDATAEEVGTGAGLLNAVQQFAGALGVAALGTVFFARAGHPSPSSCLAAAELVLAVAAGLNLLTLLLVGLLPRRAQQAH, from the coding sequence GTGTCCATCGACCAGCGCTCCTCCCAAGCGCCTCCCACCAGCACACCGCCGTCGCGGACCGCGTGGCTCGTCCTGACCGTCGTGGTCATGGCCGACGTCATGGATCTGATCGACTCCAGCATCGCGAGCCTCGCCGGCCCGTCCATCCACGCCGACCTCGGCGGCGGCCAGGTCACCGTCCAGTGGGTGGTGAGCGCCTACACCGCCGCCTTCGCGCTCGGTCTCGTCACCTCGGGACGGCTCGGGGACCTGCTCGGGCGGCGCCGGCTCTTCCTGCTCGGCATGGCCGGCTTCACCCTGACCTCACTGGCCTGCGGTCTCGCCCCCGACCCGCTCTTCCTGATAGTCGCCCGCACCCTGCAGGGCCTGTGCGGGTCGGTGATGATCCCGCAGGGCCTGGCCCTGGTGAAGGTCGTCTTCCCGCCCCAGCACCTGCGCAGGGCGCTGACCCCGGTCGGCCCGCTGATGGGTCTGACCATGGTCGGCGGGCCCGTCCTGGCGGGCTGGCTGCTCCACCTGGACCTCTTCGGCAGCCAGTGGCGCTCCATCTTCCTGATCAACGTGCCGCTCGGTGTCGTGGCCGGCGCCCTCGCCCGGCGGGTCCTGCCGCACCACGGCGGCGAGGACCCCACCGCCCGCCTCGACCTCACCGGCGTCGGCCTGCTCACCGCGGCCTCGGCCCTGCTGATCGTCCCGCTCATCCAGGGACGCGACCTCGGCTGGCCCGTCTGGACCTACGTCATGACGGCCGCCTCCGTCGTCCTGCTCGCCCTGTTCGTTCTCTCCCAGCGGCGCAGCCGCCACCCTGTCATCGCGCCCTCGCTGTTCCGCAGGCGCAGCTTCGTCGTCGGCCTGGTGATCGTGGCCGGGTTCTACGCGTCACTGAGCGCGTTCGTCCTCGTCATCAACCTGCTGCTGCAGCAGGGCCTGCACTGGACGCCGCTGCACACCGGCCTGACCCTGATCCCCTGGGCCCTCGGCACGGCCGTCGCCGTCCTGCTCGCGGGCGCCGTGCTCACCGAGAAGCTGGGACGCGCGACCCTGCACCTGGGGCTGGCCGTCGCCGTCGTGGGCCTGCTGGCCCTGTGCTGGTCCCTCGACCGCTTCGGGACCGGCATCACCGTCTGGAAGCTGGCGCCCGCGCTGCTGTGCACCGGTTTCGGCTCCGGCCTGGTGTTCGTCCCGCTGGTCGACTTCATCATCGGCGACGCCACCGCCGAGGAGGTCGGCACCGGCGCGGGCCTGCTCAACGCCGTCCAGCAGTTCGCCGGCGCCCTCGGCGTCGCCGCCCTCGGCACGGTCTTCTTCGCCCGGGCCGGGCACCCGTCCCCGTCCTCCTGCCTCGCCGCCGCCGAACTCGTCCTCGCCGTCGCCGCGGGCCTGAACCTCCTGACACTGCTGCTGGTGGGCCTGCTGCCCAGGCGCGCCCAACAGGCCCATTGA
- a CDS encoding methylmalonyl-CoA mutase family protein, whose translation MHGRKYRDAVPVTPSAGFGRSSRWRAPCPGFSRCPHHDDPRRSRGTTGLSEGRTSMFTVCPWTTQRSAGLRGAGESNAYFRRLVAHGTTELSVVFDVPTRLGLDSDSPLASGEVGRAGVAVDSLDDMRVLFTGVPLERVSTSMAAGAPAAVLLLLYQLVAEEQGLRADRLTGTLHHDVVTEYAVRDRHVFPPEASLRLAGDLFAYCRAQLPGWHTLSVSGRALAEAGATPAQEVAFTLAEGVEYVRTAVAYGMDVDDFAPRLSFLFGARATLLEELAVLRAARRLWSRVLGERFGARGPSSRMPVRRAVRGLAAVLGGGLGYGPAPGVRAIAGGRAGARTVEAVEAAALELMLRVEELGGAVAALGQGFQKDEIERVAHHGRRRLEGDGPYETVRLDPVAEQRQTERLAKLRAWRCADRVDDALIAVRKAAEGGDNVLHPMKRALACGASVGEVCDTLRQVWGAGFQSAV comes from the coding sequence CTGCACGGCAGGAAGTACCGGGATGCCGTCCCTGTCACGCCGTCGGCGGGTTTCGGCAGGTCCTCGCGGTGGCGGGCGCCCTGCCCCGGCTTTAGCCGCTGCCCCCACCATGACGACCCGCGGCGCTCCCGCGGTACGACGGGCCTTTCGGAGGGACGCACATCGATGTTCACCGTCTGCCCCTGGACGACGCAGCGGTCCGCCGGTCTGCGTGGCGCGGGTGAGTCCAACGCCTACTTCCGGCGGCTGGTCGCGCACGGCACGACGGAGCTGTCGGTCGTCTTCGACGTACCCACGCGGCTGGGGCTGGACTCGGACTCCCCGCTCGCGAGCGGGGAGGTCGGCCGGGCGGGCGTGGCGGTCGACTCCCTCGACGACATGCGGGTGCTGTTCACCGGGGTCCCCCTGGAGCGGGTGTCGACGTCGATGGCGGCCGGCGCGCCGGCCGCCGTGCTCCTGCTGCTGTACCAGCTGGTCGCCGAGGAACAGGGCCTGCGCGCCGACCGGTTGACCGGCACACTCCACCACGACGTGGTGACGGAGTACGCCGTGCGGGACCGGCATGTCTTCCCGCCGGAGGCCTCACTGCGGCTGGCCGGGGACCTTTTCGCCTACTGCCGTGCGCAGTTGCCCGGGTGGCACACGCTCTCCGTCTCGGGGCGCGCGCTGGCGGAGGCGGGAGCCACGCCCGCCCAGGAGGTCGCCTTCACTCTCGCCGAGGGTGTCGAGTACGTGCGGACGGCGGTCGCGTACGGGATGGACGTGGACGACTTCGCGCCGCGGCTGTCGTTCCTCTTCGGCGCGCGGGCCACGCTCCTGGAGGAGCTCGCCGTCCTGCGTGCGGCCCGGCGCCTCTGGTCGCGGGTGCTGGGTGAGCGGTTCGGGGCGCGCGGTCCCTCGTCGCGCATGCCGGTGCGCAGGGCCGTGCGGGGTCTGGCCGCGGTGCTCGGCGGCGGACTCGGGTACGGGCCCGCTCCCGGCGTGCGCGCGATCGCGGGCGGCCGGGCCGGGGCGAGGACCGTCGAGGCCGTGGAGGCCGCGGCGCTGGAACTGATGCTGCGGGTGGAGGAGCTGGGCGGTGCGGTCGCCGCCCTCGGCCAGGGCTTCCAGAAGGACGAGATCGAGCGCGTCGCCCACCATGGCCGGCGCCGCCTCGAGGGGGACGGGCCGTACGAGACGGTCCGGCTCGACCCGGTCGCCGAACAGCGGCAGACCGAGCGGCTGGCCAAACTGCGCGCATGGCGGTGCGCGGACCGGGTCGACGACGCGCTCATCGCGGTGCGCAAGGCGGCGGAGGGCGGTGACAACGTCCTGCACCCGATGAAGCGGGCGCTGGCGTGCGGAGCCTCCGTGGGTGAGGTCTGCGACACACTGCGGCAGGTGTGGGGCGCCGGTTTTCAGTCCGCCGTGTGA